A single genomic interval of Balaenoptera musculus isolate JJ_BM4_2016_0621 chromosome 14, mBalMus1.pri.v3, whole genome shotgun sequence harbors:
- the LOC118880057 gene encoding LOW QUALITY PROTEIN: AP-3 complex subunit sigma-1-like (The sequence of the model RefSeq protein was modified relative to this genomic sequence to represent the inferred CDS: inserted 1 base in 1 codon) produces the protein MMKAILCFNNHGKPRLSKFYQPYSEDTQQQIIRETFHLVSKRDENXNFLEGGLLIGGSDNKLIYRHHATLCFVFWVDSSESELGILDVIQVFVETLDKCFENVCELDLIFHVDKVHNILAEMVMGGMILETNMNEIVTQIDVQNKLEKSEAGLVGAPARAVSAVKNMNLPEIPRNINIGDISIKVPNCPLLNKKILKATPR, from the exons ATGATGAAGGCGATCCTCTGCTTTAACAACCACGGGAAGCCACGGCTCTCCAAGTTCTACCAGCCCTACAGTGAAGATACACAACAGCAAATCATCAGGGAGACATTCCATTTGGTATCTAAGAGAGATGAAA GTAATTTCCTAGAAGGAGGATTATTAATTGGAGGATCTGACAACAAACTGATTTATAGACATCATGCAACATTATGTTTTGTCTTCTGGGTGGATTCTTCAGAAAGTGAACTTGGCATTTTAGATGTAATTCAAGTATTTGTGGAAACATTAGACAAGTGTTTTGAAAACGTCTGTGAACTGGATTTAATTTTCCATGTAGACAAGGTTCACAATATTCTTGCAGAAATGGTGATGGGGGGAATGATATTGGAGACCAACATGAATGAGATTGTTACACAAATTGATGTACAAAATAAACTGGAGAAATCTGAGGCTGGCTTAGTGGGAGCTCCAGCCCGTGCTGTATCAGCTGTAAAGAATATGAATCTTCCTGAGATCCCAAGAAATATTAACATTGGTGACATCAGTATAAAAGTGCCAAACTGCcctcttttaaataagaaaattttaaaggccACTCCCAGGTAA